The following coding sequences are from one Deltaproteobacteria bacterium window:
- a CDS encoding YfiR family protein, whose product MPLSWLIRVFLVALLVHVPAPILAEEPLAQVQAAYFFNFLKFATWPATADPTTLHVRILRDKKIHDALLDAAGTSIHGKNLDIRLGVTPDDLTGANAVFISKDSAPDIPPPTWKQLGSTMLVVSDWDRALDHGATIQLQTMGGKLRFAVNLNSARQSGLEISSRLLRLASEVRGE is encoded by the coding sequence ATGCCGTTGAGCTGGCTGATCCGCGTTTTCCTTGTCGCGCTGCTTGTTCACGTCCCAGCGCCCATTCTGGCCGAGGAGCCCCTGGCCCAGGTGCAGGCAGCCTATTTTTTCAACTTCCTCAAATTCGCCACATGGCCCGCCACGGCCGATCCCACGACCCTGCACGTCCGTATCCTGCGCGACAAAAAAATTCATGACGCGCTTCTGGACGCGGCCGGGACCTCGATCCACGGCAAAAACCTGGATATTCGTCTCGGCGTCACGCCAGACGATCTGACGGGCGCCAACGCCGTCTTCATCTCCAAGGACAGCGCCCCGGACATCCCACCCCCGACCTGGAAGCAGCTCGGCTCGACGATGCTCGTGGTCAGCGATTGGGACAGGGCGCTCGATCACGGGGCGACCATCCAACTCCAAACCATGGGCGGCAAACTCCGTTTTGCCGTCAATCTGAACAGCGCGAGACAGTCCGGCCTGGAAATCAGTTCCAGATTGCTCCGCCTGGCCTCGGAAGTCCGGGGGGAATGA
- a CDS encoding response regulator: MIMNLRTKSILLMMLTGFAALAFAVTAFIGHELLMFRESAENETSAIARIIGLNSMASLSFQDKEAATETLESLNAESNLVSAAIYDKQGRLFAAIARGEEPAQRIDLETASGGFWDGRVLTVHSPIMLEKERLGTVTLVSAQTELIRRLRAYLLISAAIMLASSLVAYGLSVYSQRFIAAPIEALQRTMTTVAETRDYGIRAHAAGTDELGALATRFNAMLDQIEHQDQELRQHREQLEKNVRARTSELRDTITELRAAKARAEEASQAKMQFLANISHEIRTPMNGVLGIAEILSKSPLSERQRQLLLTLRQSGSDLMGIINDLLDFSKLEAGKFDLNMSTFNLYTLLDNCIGVFSASARDKTLEIATIIHPEVPRFIQSDPDRIRQILLNLVANAIKFTPGGSVVLSARLGQTNGNQGRLVIEVRDTGIGILPEAQASIFSPFTQADDTMTRHHGGTGLGLAIVKQLTALLEGAINLDSQPGRGTVFTVTIPFVFPEDMGLRDAAPSLADLRAVTVGLSPLYRQAMDNILSRFGIQAAHHATTKELLIAPPASGRMLFLIDEGQFATDGKHIGQALRGQAGPGSRVVLLTGSAAEPDPDVDFVLTKPPRQSEMHNLLQDIASGAEQTPVEPEGMTEFFDARVLLVEDNEVNQKVAASALEIFGLTIDVAANGLIGLEKATSTHYDLIFMDCQMPIMDGYTATTKIREWEQVNRPGRRVPIVALTAHALSRDRLLCFQRGMDDYVAKPFSLDVLRRCLRQWLPAQARIQAPVGHQEFTPPPADATSDEFVSSADLVMAKALARAPEPTPEGEGATLDATILESLLALQRQGSSDLLNRLFMAYESSTTDLLAGIDQALVSDNLDLVRQNAHTLKSSSHNIGAVTLGGMALNLENAAREGAADLARDIHAQIKGEYERVREAIAARRDAR, translated from the coding sequence ATGATCATGAATCTACGCACCAAGTCCATCCTGCTCATGATGCTGACCGGTTTCGCGGCCCTGGCCTTCGCCGTGACCGCGTTCATCGGTCACGAACTGCTCATGTTCCGTGAAAGCGCGGAAAACGAGACTTCGGCCATCGCCCGCATCATCGGCCTGAACAGCATGGCCAGCCTGTCTTTTCAGGACAAGGAAGCGGCCACCGAAACCCTCGAATCCCTAAACGCCGAAAGCAACCTGGTTTCGGCCGCCATTTACGACAAGCAAGGGCGTCTCTTCGCCGCCATCGCGCGTGGCGAGGAACCAGCCCAGCGCATTGATTTGGAGACCGCGTCCGGCGGCTTCTGGGACGGGCGCGTCCTGACCGTTCACAGCCCCATCATGCTCGAAAAGGAACGCCTTGGCACGGTGACCCTGGTTTCCGCCCAGACGGAACTGATCCGGCGGTTACGCGCCTATTTGCTGATCAGCGCGGCCATCATGCTCGCCAGTTCCCTGGTCGCCTATGGTCTGTCGGTCTATTCCCAGCGCTTCATCGCCGCGCCCATCGAGGCCCTGCAACGGACCATGACCACCGTGGCCGAAACACGCGATTATGGTATTCGGGCGCACGCCGCCGGCACCGACGAACTGGGCGCGCTGGCCACGCGGTTCAACGCCATGCTCGATCAAATCGAGCACCAAGACCAGGAACTGCGCCAGCACCGCGAACAACTGGAAAAAAACGTCCGCGCCCGCACCTCCGAACTGCGGGACACCATCACCGAACTGCGCGCCGCCAAGGCCCGGGCCGAGGAGGCCAGCCAGGCCAAGATGCAATTCCTGGCCAACATCAGCCACGAAATCCGCACCCCCATGAATGGCGTCCTGGGGATCGCCGAAATCCTATCCAAATCCCCCCTGTCCGAACGGCAACGCCAGCTGCTGCTGACCCTGCGCCAATCCGGCTCGGACCTGATGGGCATCATCAACGACCTTCTGGATTTTTCCAAGCTGGAGGCCGGAAAATTCGACCTGAACATGTCCACGTTCAACCTGTACACCCTGCTCGACAACTGTATTGGCGTGTTCAGCGCCAGTGCCCGGGATAAAACCCTGGAAATCGCGACCATCATCCACCCCGAAGTACCCCGCTTCATCCAAAGCGACCCGGACCGCATCCGCCAGATTCTGCTCAACCTGGTCGCCAACGCGATCAAGTTCACCCCCGGTGGCAGCGTGGTGCTGTCGGCCCGATTGGGTCAGACCAATGGCAACCAGGGACGACTCGTGATCGAAGTCCGGGACACGGGCATCGGCATTCTTCCCGAGGCCCAGGCCAGCATCTTTTCGCCGTTTACCCAGGCCGACGACACCATGACCCGTCACCACGGCGGCACGGGGTTGGGACTGGCCATCGTCAAGCAGCTGACCGCGCTGCTGGAAGGCGCCATCAACCTGGACAGCCAGCCAGGCCGGGGCACCGTGTTCACGGTGACCATCCCCTTTGTCTTTCCCGAGGACATGGGACTACGCGACGCGGCCCCGTCCCTGGCCGATCTCCGGGCCGTGACCGTGGGCCTGAGCCCCCTGTACCGCCAAGCCATGGACAACATCCTGAGCCGGTTCGGCATCCAGGCCGCCCATCACGCGACCACCAAGGAGCTGCTGATCGCCCCGCCCGCATCCGGGCGCATGCTCTTTCTCATCGACGAGGGACAATTCGCGACCGACGGCAAGCACATCGGTCAGGCCCTGCGCGGCCAAGCCGGTCCGGGGAGCCGGGTCGTCCTGCTGACGGGCTCCGCGGCCGAACCGGACCCGGACGTGGATTTCGTGCTCACCAAGCCCCCGCGCCAGTCCGAGATGCACAACCTGCTGCAGGACATTGCCAGCGGCGCGGAGCAGACTCCGGTCGAACCCGAGGGCATGACCGAGTTCTTCGACGCCCGCGTGCTCCTGGTCGAAGACAACGAAGTCAACCAAAAAGTGGCCGCCAGCGCCCTGGAAATCTTCGGGTTGACCATCGACGTGGCCGCCAATGGGCTCATCGGCCTGGAAAAAGCCACATCGACCCATTACGACCTGATTTTCATGGACTGCCAGATGCCCATCATGGACGGGTACACGGCCACGACCAAAATCCGCGAATGGGAACAGGTCAACCGCCCCGGAAGGCGCGTTCCCATCGTGGCCCTGACCGCCCACGCCCTCAGTCGGGATCGGCTGCTCTGTTTCCAACGCGGCATGGACGATTATGTGGCCAAGCCCTTTTCCTTGGACGTCCTGCGCCGCTGCCTGCGGCAATGGCTACCGGCCCAGGCCAGGATTCAGGCCCCCGTCGGGCACCAGGAATTCACCCCGCCGCCAGCGGACGCGACCTCCGACGAGTTTGTCTCGTCCGCCGATCTGGTCATGGCCAAAGCCCTGGCTCGCGCTCCGGAGCCAACGCCCGAGGGCGAGGGCGCGACCCTGGACGCAACCATCCTCGAATCCCTCCTGGCACTGCAACGCCAAGGCTCGTCCGACCTCCTGAACCGGCTGTTCATGGCCTACGAATCCTCGACAACGGACCTTCTGGCCGGCATCGACCAAGCCCTGGTCTCGGACAATCTGGACCTTGTCCGCCAGAACGCCCACACCCTCAAGTCATCCAGCCATAATATCGGCGCGGTGACCCTGGGCGGCATGGCCCTGAATCTGGAAAACGCGGCCAGGGAGGGCGCGGCGGACCTAGCCCGGGATATCCACGCCCAAATCAAGGGCGAATACGAACGCGTCCGGGAAGCCATTGCGGCCCGCCGGGATGCACGGTAA